The DNA sequence ACCGGAGGCTGGCATGTGCTGTACCCCTGCAGGGCTGCGTCCGCCTCTGCCACTCCCATTCCCCTGCACGCTCAGGGCAGCAGAGGCTTCTGCATCTGCACCACGGCCCGTACCCCTTCTCCACAGGCAGAAGCTGACCCTGGTTAAGGAGATGCTGGCGGGCTGTGGGGCTGGCACCTGCCAGGTGATCGTGACCACGCCCATGGAAATGCTGAAGATCCAGCTTCAGGACGCAGGCCGCATTGGTGagggtgtgggaggaggggcaacaGCTGGGTGGGGGCAACAGCTGGAGCCCCATCCCCTGCCCCGTGGGAGGCAGTAGGAGGGGGAGCCAGCAGGCCCATCTCTTCTCTCCCCAGCTGCCCAGAAGAAGATACTGGATGCCCAGGCCCAGCTGTCAGCCCAAGGGGGCGCCCAGCCCTCCGTGGAGGCTCCAGCTGCCCCCCGGCCCACAGCCACCCAGCTGACCCGGGACCTGCTTCGGAGCCGGGGCATCGCTGGCCTCTACAAGGGACTGGGGGCCACACTGctcaggtgggagggagggtgagggtgggaggagggaggcctggcCACTGTGCACCTCTGGGTCACCAgggtcccttcctccccccacagGGACGTCCCCTTCTCCATTGTCTACTTCCCCCTCTTTGCCAACCTGAACCAGCTGGGCCGTCCGGCATCCGGGGAGAAGTCTCCTTTCTACGTGTCGTTTCTGGCTGGCTGTGTGGCCGGGAGCGCGGCCGCCGTGGCCGTCAACCCCTGTGATGGTCAGTGCCTGGACTAggtcctgcaggggtgggggtggaggtgggctgGGCCTGCGCTGACCTGCACTCCCCCCTGCAGTGGTGAAGACAAGACTCCAGTCACTACAGCGCGGCGTGAACGAGGACACCTACACGGGGTTCCTGGACTGTGCCAGGTGGGAAGGCCctaggggcggggcgggggtggacCGCAGGCCGGTGGGGCCCTGACCACCCTCTCCCCGCAGGAAGATCCTGAGGCACGAGGGCCCCTCAGCCTTCCTGAAGGGCGCCTACTGTCGTGCCCTGGTCATCGCCCCGCTGTTCGGCATTGCTCAAGTGGTCTACTTCCTGGGCATCGCAGAGACGCTGCTGGACCTGCTGCAGCGACCCCAGCCCTGAGCCTGGCGGCCGCCCACGCCCTCCAGCCAATTGGGACCAGAGTGGGGCCGGAGCCAGGTGGCCCGCCCAGGACCGAGCGGGAGAAAGTCTCTCCCCAGCCTTCCCACGTGGAtggggggaagcagaggaaggggtgCAGGGTCCACATGGGTGGTGCACACAGGGGCCCCTGAGGGGTCCTGCCTGCACCCCCACTGGGACCAATGTCTTATTTATGTAGAAAACGCAGAAATCTTTACATTCCTGGAGCCAGCCCCCGCCACAGCTCCGCCCCGGCCTGAGTACCCCAGGAACAGAGCTGGTCTCTGGGCTGGGCCCCCCAGGCCTGGGCTAGGCAGGCGGGACCCTACCCTCCAGTCTACCAGCTCTCGTCCCCGAGGCTTGGCCCCTAGTCCACAAAGGGGACCCCGCACAAACCTATTTATTAACTTGCTGAGTACAAgtgctctgtccctccctgtgTCCATCCGTCCAGCCTCTCCCTGCCGCT is a window from the Ursus arctos isolate Adak ecotype North America unplaced genomic scaffold, UrsArc2.0 scaffold_23, whole genome shotgun sequence genome containing:
- the SLC25A22 gene encoding mitochondrial glutamate carrier 1, encoding MADKQISLPAKLINGGIAGLIGVTCVFPIDLAKTRLQNQQNGQRVYTSMSDCLIKTIRSEGYFGMYRGAAVNLTLVTPEKAIKLAANDFFRYQLSKDGQKLTLVKEMLAGCGAGTCQVIVTTPMEMLKIQLQDAGRIAAQKKILDAQAQLSAQGGAQPSVEAPAAPRPTATQLTRDLLRSRGIAGLYKGLGATLLRDVPFSIVYFPLFANLNQLGRPASGEKSPFYVSFLAGCVAGSAAAVAVNPCDVVKTRLQSLQRGVNEDTYTGFLDCARKILRHEGPSAFLKGAYCRALVIAPLFGIAQVVYFLGIAETLLDLLQRPQP